In Jatrophihabitans endophyticus, one DNA window encodes the following:
- a CDS encoding threonine/serine exporter family protein gives MPDTADVYKTMNLALRIGEMLLSCGAGASDVGAQMDNVGRACGLRRFTADVTFTELAMSYQASSDEPAMIQLRQVRHREVDYEDLTLVDHLVRDLVAGRIDREEAIARLNRIVSSGHARPRWTVTLGYGGMGAGVGMVLGGNAAMVGIAFVAACLIDRIQRVMAANRWPTFYQQAAGGLLATLLAAGVARTGLDVAPGRVITASIILLLAGVSFLGAIQDALTGFPLTSGARMLEAVIATAGAVAGVSGGLTVARIVGVRLGDQVAGTTGFADLPVMTVGAALAAASYAYACYAPLRALTPIGVIAALAVAVYFVLDDRNVGGPFASAVAAVVIGLISFSAAGRFRVPALVVVTAAIVPLLPGLSIYRGLATIGRDASAGLLALFTAGAVAVALSSGAILGEYIAQPLRREARRLETRLAGPRLVGPMSVRAVRRRHRDRQQGGGADGGSR, from the coding sequence ATGCCCGACACCGCTGACGTCTACAAGACGATGAACCTCGCGCTGCGCATCGGCGAGATGCTGCTGTCCTGCGGCGCCGGCGCGTCGGACGTCGGCGCCCAGATGGACAACGTCGGCCGCGCGTGCGGGCTGCGTCGCTTCACCGCCGACGTGACCTTCACCGAGCTCGCCATGAGCTACCAGGCCTCGTCCGACGAGCCCGCGATGATCCAGCTGCGCCAGGTCCGCCACCGCGAGGTCGACTACGAGGACCTCACCCTGGTCGACCATCTCGTCCGCGACCTCGTCGCCGGGCGCATCGACCGGGAGGAGGCGATCGCGCGGCTGAACCGCATCGTGTCCTCGGGTCATGCCCGGCCGCGCTGGACGGTCACCCTGGGCTACGGCGGGATGGGCGCCGGGGTCGGGATGGTCCTCGGCGGCAACGCGGCGATGGTCGGCATCGCGTTCGTCGCGGCCTGCCTCATCGACCGCATCCAACGGGTGATGGCCGCGAACCGGTGGCCGACGTTCTACCAGCAGGCGGCGGGGGGCCTGCTCGCGACCCTGCTCGCCGCCGGGGTGGCGCGTACCGGGCTCGACGTAGCCCCCGGTCGCGTCATCACCGCGAGCATCATCCTGCTGCTTGCCGGGGTCAGCTTCCTCGGCGCGATCCAGGACGCCCTCACCGGCTTCCCGCTCACCAGCGGCGCGCGCATGCTCGAGGCGGTGATCGCCACCGCGGGCGCGGTGGCCGGCGTCAGCGGCGGGCTCACCGTCGCGCGCATCGTCGGGGTGCGGCTCGGCGACCAGGTGGCGGGCACGACGGGCTTCGCGGACCTCCCGGTGATGACGGTGGGCGCCGCGCTCGCCGCGGCCAGCTACGCCTACGCGTGCTACGCGCCGCTGCGCGCACTGACCCCCATCGGCGTCATCGCAGCGCTCGCCGTCGCCGTCTACTTCGTGCTGGACGACCGCAACGTCGGCGGCCCGTTCGCCTCCGCGGTCGCGGCGGTCGTCATCGGGCTGATCTCGTTCTCCGCCGCGGGCCGGTTCCGGGTGCCGGCGCTGGTCGTTGTGACCGCGGCCATCGTGCCGCTGCTGCCGGGGCTGTCGATCTACCGCGGTCTCGCCACGATCGGACGGGACGCGTCGGCGGGCCTGCTCGCGCTGTTCACCGCCGGCGCCGTCGCGGTCGCGCTGAGCTCGGGCGCGATCCTGGGGGAGTACATCGCCCAGCCGCTCCGGCGTGAGGCGCGCCGACTCGAGACTCGGCTCGCCGGCCCACGTCTCGTCGGCCCCATGAGCGTGCGCGCGGTGCGGCGGCGGCATCGCGACCGACAGCAGGGCGGGGGCGCCGACGGCGGGTCGCGGTGA
- a CDS encoding M20/M25/M40 family metallo-hydrolase has translation MSPTVSAQDEVTELLVELIRFNTSNPTHPERPAAEWVAEKLDEVGVESEIFESEPGRASVVARLEGSDRDRAPLLIHGHLDVVPADASEWSVDPFAGEVKDDYVWGRGAIDMKDMDAMTLALVREYRRTGRKPARDVVLAFVADEEAGGRKGAHHLVDHHADLFADCTEAISEVGGYSISLNDQARAYAIQTAEKGIHWLRLRARSRPGHGSMVHEENAVTRLAEAVSRIGNHEWPIVVTDTVRALVEGLAETLGRDLDPERPDEWLPVIGGAARMIGATVRNTANPTMLQAGYKTNVIPGSAEATIDCRFLPGQEDELLATIDELLGEHVERETEVRDIAVETGFDGHLVEVMAAALKAEDPIAVPLPYLMSGGTDAKSFSTLGMRCFGFSPLLLPADLDFTALFHGIDERVPVDGLKFGVRVLDRLLQDC, from the coding sequence ATGAGCCCCACCGTCTCCGCGCAGGACGAGGTCACCGAGCTGCTGGTCGAGCTCATCCGCTTCAACACCTCGAATCCGACGCATCCCGAACGTCCGGCGGCCGAGTGGGTGGCCGAGAAGCTCGACGAGGTGGGCGTCGAGTCCGAGATCTTCGAGTCCGAACCGGGGCGCGCGTCGGTCGTCGCACGGCTCGAGGGCAGCGACCGTGATCGCGCGCCCCTGCTGATCCACGGCCATCTCGACGTCGTCCCCGCCGACGCGAGCGAGTGGAGCGTCGACCCCTTCGCCGGCGAGGTGAAGGACGACTACGTGTGGGGCCGCGGCGCCATCGACATGAAGGACATGGACGCCATGACGCTCGCGCTCGTGCGCGAGTACCGGCGCACCGGGCGCAAGCCCGCGCGCGACGTCGTCCTCGCCTTCGTCGCCGACGAGGAGGCCGGCGGCCGCAAGGGCGCGCACCACCTCGTCGACCACCACGCGGACCTGTTCGCCGACTGCACCGAGGCGATCAGCGAGGTCGGCGGCTACTCGATCTCGCTCAACGACCAGGCGCGGGCCTACGCCATCCAGACCGCCGAGAAGGGCATCCACTGGCTTCGGCTGCGGGCGCGGAGCCGGCCGGGCCACGGCTCGATGGTGCACGAGGAGAACGCCGTCACCCGCCTCGCCGAGGCCGTCTCGCGCATCGGCAACCACGAATGGCCGATCGTCGTCACCGACACCGTCCGCGCCCTGGTCGAGGGGCTGGCCGAGACGCTCGGGCGCGACCTCGACCCCGAGCGTCCCGACGAGTGGCTGCCGGTGATCGGCGGTGCCGCGCGCATGATCGGCGCGACGGTGAGGAACACCGCGAACCCGACGATGCTGCAGGCCGGTTACAAGACCAACGTCATCCCCGGCTCGGCCGAGGCGACGATCGACTGCCGCTTCCTGCCCGGCCAGGAGGACGAGCTGCTCGCCACGATCGACGAGCTGCTCGGCGAGCACGTCGAGCGCGAGACCGAGGTGCGCGACATCGCGGTCGAGACGGGGTTCGACGGGCACCTGGTCGAGGTGATGGCCGCCGCCCTCAAGGCCGAGGACCCCATCGCGGTCCCGTTGCCGTACCTGATGAGCGGCGGCACCGACGCCAAGTCGTTCTCCACGCTGGGCATGCGCTGCTTCGGGTTCTCGCCGCTGCTGCTGCCCGCCGACCTCGACTTCACCGCGCTGTTCCACGGCATCGACGAGCGCGTGCCGGTGGACGGGTTGAAATTCGGGGTGCGCGTGCTCGACCGGCTGCTGCAGGATTGCTGA
- a CDS encoding VOC family protein yields MTSRIAVLAIDAVDPEPVARFWCAVLGWQERDHDEVGIAIGPADATAPGIDVLRVPEAKTIKNRLHLDLRADGGTTAEELDRLLGLGARRVDVGQDDDATWVVLADPGGNEFCLLSRTVAEAAAG; encoded by the coding sequence ATGACGAGCCGCATCGCCGTCCTGGCCATCGACGCCGTCGACCCCGAGCCCGTCGCACGCTTCTGGTGCGCGGTGCTCGGCTGGCAGGAGCGCGACCACGACGAGGTCGGCATCGCCATCGGGCCCGCCGACGCGACGGCGCCGGGCATCGACGTGCTGCGCGTGCCCGAGGCGAAGACGATCAAGAACCGGCTGCACCTCGACCTGCGCGCCGACGGCGGCACCACGGCCGAGGAGCTCGACCGGCTGCTCGGTCTCGGCGCCCGGCGGGTCGACGTCGGTCAGGACGACGACGCCACCTGGGTGGTCCTGGCCGACCCAGGTGGCAACGAGTTCTGCCTGCTGTCACGCACCGTCGCCGAGGCGGCTGCGGGCTGA